From [Clostridium] symbiosum, a single genomic window includes:
- the tpiA gene encoding triose-phosphate isomerase — protein MARRKIVAGNWKMNMTPTEAVALVNTLKPLVASEETDVVFCVPAIDIIPVVEACKGSNIAVGAENMYFEEKGAYTGEIAPNMLTDAGVKYVIIGHSERREYFAETNETVNKKVLKAFEHGLTPIVCCGETLAQREQGITIDWIRQQIKIAFLDVTAEQAQTAVIAYEPIWAIGTGKTATTEQAEEVCAAIRVCIGEIYDEATAEAIRIQYGGSVNGGNAAELFAQPDIDGGLVGGASLKEEFGKIVNYK, from the coding sequence ATGGCAAGAAGAAAAATTGTTGCAGGCAACTGGAAGATGAACATGACCCCAACGGAGGCGGTTGCCCTTGTAAATACATTAAAACCACTGGTAGCTTCAGAAGAGACGGACGTCGTTTTCTGTGTTCCGGCTATCGATATCATCCCTGTCGTAGAAGCCTGCAAGGGAAGCAATATCGCAGTGGGCGCCGAAAACATGTACTTTGAAGAAAAAGGCGCGTACACCGGAGAAATCGCACCGAACATGCTCACGGACGCGGGCGTGAAATATGTGATTATCGGACATTCCGAGAGAAGAGAGTACTTTGCCGAGACAAATGAGACCGTAAATAAGAAAGTCCTGAAGGCATTTGAACACGGCCTTACACCAATCGTATGCTGCGGTGAAACTCTGGCACAGAGAGAACAGGGTATCACGATCGACTGGATCCGCCAGCAGATCAAGATTGCTTTCCTAGACGTAACCGCAGAGCAGGCCCAAACTGCCGTAATCGCCTATGAGCCAATCTGGGCTATCGGAACAGGCAAGACGGCCACAACGGAGCAGGCGGAAGAAGTATGTGCGGCAATCCGCGTATGCATCGGAGAGATCTACGACGAGGCGACGGCAGAGGCAATCCGCATCCAGTACGGCGGTTCTGTAAACGGCGGAAACGCTGCGGAACTGTTTGCTCAGCCGGATATCGACGGCGGCCTTGTAGGCGGCGCTTCCCTGAAAGAAGAATTCGGGAAAATCGTTAATTACAAATAA
- a CDS encoding DegV family protein: MKIAVVTDSNSGITQAQGKELGIKVLPMPFMIDGKEYMEDISLTQREFYEKMAEDLDISTSQPSPDSIVELWDGLLEEYDEIVHIPMSSGLSGSCQTALMLAEDYDGRVQVVNNHQISVTQRQSALDALTMAERGMSALEIREELERTSHNSTIYITVDTLKYLKKGGRITPAAAALGTLLRLKPVLTIQGEKLDAFAKARTMKQAKAMMISAIQHDLETRWNDREGKNTHLEIAHSNSEEAALQLKEELQEIFPHTDIYMDPLSLSVACHIGPGGLAIAAVKKIEC; the protein is encoded by the coding sequence ATGAAAATTGCAGTTGTGACAGACAGCAACAGCGGTATTACGCAGGCGCAGGGCAAGGAACTTGGAATTAAGGTTCTTCCTATGCCTTTTATGATTGATGGAAAAGAATATATGGAGGATATCAGCCTGACACAGCGCGAATTTTATGAGAAGATGGCCGAGGATCTGGATATTTCCACTTCCCAGCCGTCGCCGGATTCAATTGTGGAGCTGTGGGACGGACTCCTTGAAGAATATGATGAGATTGTCCATATTCCGATGTCCAGCGGCTTGTCGGGTTCCTGCCAGACGGCTCTGATGCTGGCCGAGGATTATGACGGCCGTGTCCAGGTGGTAAATAACCACCAGATATCCGTAACCCAGAGACAGTCGGCCCTGGATGCCCTCACGATGGCTGAGAGGGGAATGAGCGCCCTGGAAATCAGGGAGGAGCTTGAGCGGACCAGCCATAATTCCACGATCTATATAACGGTGGACACCCTGAAATACCTTAAGAAGGGCGGCAGGATCACGCCGGCCGCCGCTGCTCTCGGAACGCTTCTCAGACTGAAACCGGTCCTTACGATACAGGGAGAGAAGCTGGACGCCTTTGCCAAGGCAAGGACGATGAAGCAGGCCAAAGCGATGATGATTTCCGCCATCCAGCACGATTTGGAGACAAGATGGAACGACAGGGAGGGAAAGAATACCCACCTTGAAATCGCCCACAGCAACAGTGAGGAAGCTGCCTTACAGCTGAAAGAGGAGCTGCAGGAGATTTTCCCGCATACGGATATTTATATGGATCCCCTGTCACTGAGTGTTGCGTGCCATATCGGCCCGGGAGGGCTGGCAATCGCGGCAGTG
- the gap gene encoding type I glyceraldehyde-3-phosphate dehydrogenase, with product MAVKVAINGFGRIGRLAFRQMFGAEGYEVVAINDLTNPTMLAHLLKYDSAQGRYEGHTVEAGEDYIVVDGKKITIYAKANAAELPWGEIGVDVVLECTGFYTSKAKAQAHIDAGAKKVVISAPAGNDLPTVVFNVNHDILTKEDTIISAASCTTNCLAPMAKALNDYAPIQSGIMSTIHAYTGDQMILDGPHRKGDLRRARAGAVNIVPNSTGAAKAIGLVIPELNGKLIGSAQRVPVPTGSTTILVAVVKKAGVTKEEINAAMKAASTESFGYTEDEIVSSDIVGIRYGSLFDATQTMVSPIGDDLYQVQVVSWYDNENSYTSQMVRTIKYFAELS from the coding sequence ATGGCAGTAAAAGTTGCAATCAATGGTTTTGGCCGCATTGGCCGTCTGGCATTCAGACAGATGTTTGGCGCTGAAGGTTACGAGGTAGTAGCAATCAACGACTTAACAAATCCAACAATGTTAGCCCATCTTTTAAAGTATGATTCTGCACAGGGCAGATACGAAGGACATACCGTAGAAGCAGGCGAAGATTACATCGTTGTAGACGGCAAGAAGATCACAATCTACGCTAAAGCTAACGCTGCTGAACTTCCTTGGGGAGAGATCGGTGTAGACGTCGTATTAGAATGTACCGGTTTTTATACATCAAAAGCAAAAGCACAGGCTCATATCGATGCAGGCGCTAAGAAAGTAGTTATCTCCGCTCCGGCAGGAAATGACCTTCCTACAGTCGTTTTCAATGTAAACCACGACATACTGACAAAAGAAGATACCATTATCTCCGCAGCATCCTGTACAACAAACTGTCTGGCTCCTATGGCTAAGGCATTAAACGACTATGCTCCGATTCAGTCCGGTATCATGTCCACAATCCATGCATACACAGGCGATCAGATGATCCTCGACGGACCACACAGAAAAGGCGATTTAAGAAGAGCAAGAGCAGGCGCTGTTAATATCGTTCCAAACTCCACAGGCGCTGCAAAAGCAATCGGCCTTGTAATTCCGGAATTAAACGGCAAATTAATCGGTTCCGCACAGCGTGTTCCGGTACCGACAGGTTCCACAACAATCCTTGTAGCAGTAGTTAAAAAAGCTGGTGTTACGAAAGAAGAAATCAACGCAGCTATGAAAGCAGCTTCCACTGAGTCCTTTGGTTACACAGAGGATGAGATCGTTTCCTCCGATATCGTTGGCATAAGATATGGTTCTTTATTCGATGCAACACAGACCATGGTTTCCCCTATCGGCGACGACTTATATCAGGTACAGGTTGTTTCCTGGTATGACAACGAAAACTCCTATACAAGCCAGATGGTTCGTACAATCAAATACTTCGCAGAATTATCATAA
- a CDS encoding tyrosine-protein phosphatase, with protein MDRPVRRLRLEHGLNIRDMGGFETADGRVTAFGKLLRAGALHNLTEEEWKRLTEYGVKTVLDLRSLSEIETAADAVPEGVEWYHCPIQTEQIDTKDITESAEKAFAGSLTEGYLNIVKNHGALLAEAVKKLIAGLERGAVLFHCTAGKDRTGILASCIYYLCGIAEEDITADYEVTYTYNKKGMDKLLGMLDEETRGRMEPFMRSDAQSMERLLDFYREVSLPQYLGQYGVTETELESLRNSFLK; from the coding sequence ATGGACAGACCGGTCAGAAGACTTCGGCTGGAGCACGGACTTAATATAAGAGATATGGGAGGATTTGAGACGGCCGACGGCAGGGTAACTGCTTTTGGGAAACTCCTGAGGGCCGGAGCCCTTCATAACCTGACTGAGGAGGAGTGGAAACGGCTGACTGAATACGGAGTTAAGACGGTCCTGGATCTGCGCAGCCTGTCGGAGATAGAGACTGCCGCGGATGCGGTGCCGGAGGGAGTGGAGTGGTATCACTGCCCGATACAGACAGAGCAGATTGATACAAAGGATATAACGGAATCGGCGGAGAAAGCGTTTGCCGGGAGCCTGACGGAAGGTTACCTGAATATTGTTAAGAACCACGGCGCCCTTCTGGCCGAGGCGGTAAAGAAGCTGATTGCCGGCCTGGAGCGGGGAGCCGTTCTTTTCCACTGTACGGCCGGGAAAGACAGAACCGGGATTCTGGCATCCTGCATTTACTATCTCTGCGGTATCGCGGAGGAAGATATAACGGCTGATTATGAAGTGACTTATACATATAACAAAAAAGGCATGGACAAACTGCTGGGTATGCTGGATGAGGAGACGAGAGGCAGGATGGAGCCTTTCATGAGATCGGATGCACAGAGCATGGAGCGCCTTCTGGATTTCTACAGGGAAGTATCCCTTCCCCAATACCTTGGCCAATACGGCGTGACGGAGACGGAGCTTGAATCGCTGCGGAACAGTTTCCTTAAGTGA
- a CDS encoding sensor domain-containing diguanylate cyclase has product MENNRLFKTNVLVSLILVIGFALTAMLSYRANYEASLDSIEQVSSLTAEGIYYQLSTKFAKPVNISLTMAHDSLLKNHLLEESSRLEDEEYIKTTKTYLDTYREKYGFDSVFLVSAASSRYYNFNGVDRILTEDSPENTWYYKLLQSDEEYSLNVDNDEVAGADNVITVFVNCKVKADDGSTLGIVGVGIRIEYLKELLQGYEDKFDVTASLLNRDGMIEVSTTYNGYEQRDWFKINGCETIRGQVLDWKSSDTNLEVWASQGEKGTEKSYVVARYIPELSWYLTVEQDTGQILSSIRIQLYMTAILLLLIIVTVLIVITAVIRNFNKQITELMEERQGSFKRATEQLYDNIYELNITKNCTVGKRTEAYFGSLGAGDLPYSEGLHVIAEKQIKEEFREGYVSTFEPSNVIKEYESGNNHLRYDFQITQDGTNYFWMRIDAYIFYSSEDDSIHMFTYRKNIEEEKEKEMQAVMDEMTQFYTKTETERLIEAVLAEHRPGMYAFFIFDIDNFKKVNDQLGHVFGDYCIREFTGIIKRHFENKDILGRIGGDEFVAFAEVPDMDSVRRKAGELTRSLDTVIEYQDMKWNISASIGVAVYPSGGLQFVELYRNADRALYQTKERGKNGFTIHKPVIPAE; this is encoded by the coding sequence ATGGAAAATAACAGGCTTTTTAAGACGAATGTATTGGTCAGCCTGATTCTGGTAATCGGCTTTGCCCTCACGGCAATGCTCAGCTACCGGGCCAACTATGAGGCTTCTCTCGACAGCATTGAGCAGGTGTCGTCCCTGACGGCAGAGGGAATTTATTACCAGTTGTCGACGAAATTTGCAAAGCCGGTCAACATCTCGCTGACGATGGCCCATGACAGCCTGCTTAAGAATCATCTTTTGGAGGAATCTTCCCGCCTGGAGGATGAGGAGTATATTAAAACGACGAAAACATATCTCGACACATACCGTGAAAAATACGGTTTTGATTCTGTATTTCTTGTTTCTGCCGCCTCATCGCGCTATTACAATTTCAACGGGGTCGACCGTATACTGACTGAGGACAGTCCGGAAAACACCTGGTACTACAAACTGCTTCAAAGTGATGAGGAATATTCCCTGAATGTAGATAATGATGAAGTGGCAGGGGCGGACAATGTGATTACCGTGTTTGTGAACTGCAAGGTAAAGGCGGACGATGGTTCCACACTGGGGATTGTCGGCGTCGGAATCCGCATTGAATATCTGAAAGAGCTGCTTCAGGGCTATGAAGATAAATTCGATGTGACGGCCAGCCTGCTGAACCGGGATGGAATGATCGAGGTATCGACGACATATAACGGATACGAACAGAGGGACTGGTTTAAAATCAACGGCTGCGAAACCATCAGGGGACAGGTGCTGGACTGGAAGTCATCGGATACAAATCTGGAGGTTTGGGCATCCCAGGGTGAGAAAGGGACGGAAAAAAGCTATGTGGTCGCCCGTTATATACCGGAGCTTTCCTGGTATCTGACCGTGGAACAGGACACGGGACAGATACTCAGTTCCATCAGGATTCAGCTTTACATGACAGCGATATTGCTTTTGCTCATTATTGTGACGGTTCTGATTGTCATCACGGCCGTGATCCGCAATTTTAACAAACAGATTACTGAGCTGATGGAAGAGAGACAGGGCAGCTTTAAGAGGGCTACGGAGCAGCTCTATGATAATATTTATGAGCTGAACATCACGAAAAACTGTACCGTGGGTAAGAGGACGGAAGCGTATTTCGGGAGCCTTGGCGCCGGGGATCTGCCGTACAGTGAAGGACTGCATGTTATCGCTGAAAAACAGATTAAAGAAGAATTCCGGGAAGGCTATGTCAGTACCTTTGAACCATCCAATGTGATAAAAGAATATGAGAGCGGCAATAACCATCTGCGCTATGATTTTCAGATTACACAGGATGGGACGAACTATTTCTGGATGCGGATAGACGCTTATATTTTTTACTCCTCGGAAGACGATTCGATCCATATGTTCACCTACAGGAAGAACATTGAGGAGGAGAAGGAAAAGGAAATGCAGGCCGTGATGGATGAGATGACCCAGTTTTATACCAAGACGGAAACGGAACGGCTGATAGAGGCCGTCCTGGCTGAACACAGGCCGGGAATGTATGCTTTCTTTATCTTTGACATTGATAACTTTAAGAAAGTGAATGATCAGCTGGGGCACGTGTTCGGGGATTACTGTATCCGGGAATTTACCGGAATTATCAAAAGACATTTTGAGAACAAAGATATTCTGGGACGGATTGGAGGCGACGAGTTTGTGGCCTTTGCAGAGGTACCCGATATGGACTCGGTACGGAGAAAAGCCGGGGAACTTACCCGTTCCCTTGACACGGTCATCGAATACCAGGATATGAAATGGAATATATCCGCCAGCATCGGCGTGGCGGTCTACCCGTCGGGCGGCCTGCAGTTCGTGGAACTTTACAGGAATGCCGACAGAGCGCTTTACCAGACAAAGGAGAGGGGAAAGAACGGTTTCACAATCCATAAGCCCGTTATCCCGGCGGAATAA
- a CDS encoding phosphoglycerate kinase yields the protein MLNKKSVDDINVKGKKVLVRCDFNVPLKEGKITDENRLVAALPTIKKLIGDGGKVILCSHLGKPKGEPKPELSLAPVAVRLSELLGQEVKFAADPEVVGPNAKAAVAAMKDGDVVLLENTRYRAEETKNGEAFSKELASLCEVYVDDAFGTAHRAHCSNVGVTQYVSEAAVGYLMQKEIDFLGNAVDSPVRPFVAILGGAKVADKLNVISNLLEKCDTLIIGGGMAFTFLKAQGLEIGKSLVDDTKLDYCREMVEKAEKLGKNLLLPVDAAVAESFPNPIDAPIEVRYVAVDAIPADTMGLDIGTETAKLYAEAVKSAKTVVWNGPMGVFENPVLAKGTIAVAKALAETEATTIIGGGDSAAAVNQLGFGDKMSHISTGGGASLEFLEGKELPGVAAANDR from the coding sequence ATGCTGAATAAGAAATCAGTTGATGATATCAATGTGAAAGGCAAAAAAGTTCTGGTACGCTGTGACTTCAACGTACCGTTAAAGGAAGGTAAAATCACCGACGAGAACCGTTTGGTGGCAGCCCTTCCGACTATTAAGAAATTAATCGGAGACGGCGGAAAAGTGATTCTCTGTTCCCACCTTGGCAAACCGAAGGGCGAGCCGAAACCGGAACTTTCCTTAGCGCCGGTAGCCGTACGCCTTTCCGAATTACTCGGACAGGAAGTAAAGTTTGCAGCGGATCCCGAGGTAGTGGGACCAAATGCAAAGGCAGCCGTAGCCGCCATGAAGGACGGAGACGTGGTATTACTGGAGAATACGCGTTACAGAGCGGAAGAGACAAAGAACGGAGAAGCGTTCAGCAAAGAGCTGGCATCTCTGTGTGAGGTTTATGTGGACGACGCATTCGGTACGGCCCACAGGGCGCACTGCTCCAACGTCGGCGTAACCCAGTATGTTTCAGAGGCCGCTGTCGGCTACTTAATGCAGAAAGAGATCGATTTCCTCGGCAATGCCGTTGACAGTCCGGTACGTCCTTTCGTTGCAATCCTGGGCGGAGCCAAGGTTGCCGACAAACTGAATGTTATTTCAAACCTTCTTGAAAAATGTGATACCCTGATTATCGGCGGTGGCATGGCATTTACCTTCTTAAAGGCACAGGGACTTGAGATTGGAAAATCCCTGGTGGACGACACGAAATTAGATTACTGCAGAGAGATGGTGGAGAAGGCTGAAAAACTCGGCAAGAACCTGCTCCTTCCCGTAGATGCCGCCGTGGCAGAATCCTTCCCGAACCCAATCGATGCGCCGATCGAGGTCCGCTATGTAGCGGTAGACGCGATCCCGGCAGATACAATGGGACTCGATATCGGAACCGAGACGGCAAAACTCTATGCGGAGGCCGTAAAATCCGCAAAGACAGTCGTATGGAACGGGCCAATGGGCGTATTTGAGAACCCCGTCCTTGCAAAGGGAACGATTGCCGTGGCCAAAGCTCTGGCTGAGACGGAGGCAACTACCATCATTGGCGGAGGAGACTCTGCGGCCGCAGTGAACCAGCTTGGTTTTGGAGATAAGATGAGCCATATTTCCACGGGCGGCGGAGCTTCCCTGGAATTCCTGGAAGGCAAAGAGCTTCCCGGCGTGGCGGCAGCCAACGATCGATAA
- a CDS encoding ABC transporter ATP-binding protein, with amino-acid sequence MNRMKTSELMKRFAPYYLRYWKVLLFDLFCAALTTLCEIVLPLILRYITNEGMYNLANLTVKTIVTIGLMYFGLRIVDGLASFYMAYTGHIMGARIETDMRKDAFCHLQKLSDSFYSNTKVGQIMSRITSDLFDVTEFAHHCPEEFFIAFLKIIISFFILARINLLLTIVIFIFIPVMAVSCTYFNLKVRAAFKMQRNHVGELNARIEDSLLGNRVVRAFGNEKLEIEKFQQDNLKFLEIKKQTYFYMAAFQDTVRMFDGVMYVVVIIAGGIFLVKGIISPGDLVAYTMYVTTLLSTIRRIIEFAEQFQRGMTGIERFCEIMDADIDIFNEDDAVELKDSRGEIRFENVSFEYPDDHTLVLSGINLTIRPGEKIALVGPSGGGKTTLCNLIPRFYDPTGGRICVDGKDLRGITLESLRSQVGMVQQDVYLFSGTIYDNIVYGRPGASREEVIEAAKMAGADEFIDGMSGGYDTYVGERGVKLSGGQKQRISIARVFLKNPPILILDEATSALDNESEKMVSQSLDKLAVGRTTLTIAHRLSTIRGADRILVLSGNGIQEEGSHDELMEKQGIYYHLYTSANGFEDNGAERLEETK; translated from the coding sequence ATGAACCGAATGAAGACGAGTGAACTGATGAAACGCTTTGCGCCGTATTATCTGAGATATTGGAAGGTGCTGCTGTTTGATTTATTCTGTGCTGCGTTGACGACGCTGTGTGAGATCGTGCTCCCGCTTATTTTGCGGTATATTACCAACGAGGGGATGTATAATCTGGCAAACCTCACGGTAAAGACGATTGTCACCATCGGCCTTATGTACTTTGGGCTCAGAATCGTGGATGGGCTGGCCAGCTTTTACATGGCCTACACGGGCCACATTATGGGAGCCAGGATTGAGACGGATATGAGGAAGGACGCATTCTGCCACCTGCAGAAGCTGTCGGACAGTTTTTACAGCAACACGAAGGTGGGGCAGATTATGTCCCGCATTACGAGTGATTTGTTTGACGTGACGGAATTTGCCCATCACTGTCCCGAAGAATTCTTTATTGCATTCCTGAAAATCATAATCTCATTTTTCATACTGGCCAGGATTAATCTGCTGCTGACCATAGTGATCTTTATCTTTATTCCTGTCATGGCGGTATCCTGTACTTACTTTAACCTGAAAGTGCGCGCGGCCTTTAAGATGCAGCGCAACCATGTCGGGGAACTGAACGCCCGAATCGAGGACAGCCTTCTGGGAAACAGAGTGGTCAGGGCCTTTGGCAATGAAAAACTGGAAATTGAAAAGTTTCAGCAGGATAACCTCAAATTTCTCGAAATCAAAAAGCAGACTTATTTTTACATGGCGGCATTCCAGGACACGGTCAGAATGTTTGACGGTGTGATGTATGTGGTTGTCATCATTGCCGGAGGAATATTTCTGGTGAAGGGGATTATAAGCCCTGGAGATTTGGTGGCCTATACGATGTATGTGACGACGCTCTTATCCACGATCCGCAGAATTATTGAATTTGCCGAGCAGTTCCAGCGCGGAATGACCGGGATTGAAAGATTCTGTGAAATTATGGATGCTGACATTGACATCTTCAATGAGGACGATGCGGTGGAGCTTAAAGATTCCCGCGGAGAGATTAGATTTGAAAATGTTTCGTTCGAATATCCGGATGATCACACACTGGTGTTATCCGGGATCAATCTGACCATCCGTCCGGGGGAGAAGATTGCCCTGGTGGGACCTTCCGGCGGCGGTAAGACGACGCTCTGCAACCTGATACCGAGGTTTTATGACCCGACCGGGGGAAGGATCTGCGTTGACGGGAAAGATCTGCGGGGAATTACGCTGGAGAGCCTGAGAAGCCAGGTGGGTATGGTGCAGCAGGATGTGTACCTGTTCTCCGGCACGATCTATGATAACATTGTATACGGAAGGCCGGGAGCGTCCAGAGAGGAAGTCATCGAGGCGGCTAAGATGGCCGGAGCCGATGAATTTATCGACGGGATGTCAGGAGGCTACGATACCTATGTGGGAGAGCGCGGCGTGAAGCTGTCGGGAGGACAGAAACAGCGCATCAGCATTGCCAGGGTATTTTTGAAAAATCCGCCGATTCTGATTTTGGATGAGGCGACATCGGCTCTCGACAATGAGAGTGAAAAGATGGTGTCACAGTCTCTCGATAAGCTGGCTGTGGGAAGGACAACACTTACGATTGCCCACAGGCTCAGCACCATCCGCGGCGCGGACCGGATTCTTGTATTGTCCGGCAACGGCATACAGGAAGAGGGAAGCCACGACGAGCTGATGGAAAAACAGGGAATCTACTATCATTTATATACATCTGCCAACGGATTTGAAGATAACGGGGCAGAACGATTGGAGGAAACAAAATGA
- the gpmI gene encoding 2,3-bisphosphoglycerate-independent phosphoglycerate mutase, whose product MSKKPTVLMILDGYGLNGNCEHNAVCEAKTPVMDQLMSQCPYVRGNASGLAVGLPDGQMGNSEVGHLNMGAGRIVYQELTRITKSIEDGDFFTIPEFLKAVENCKKNNSALHLFGLVSDGGVHSHNTHIYGLLELAKKNGLEKVYVHCFLDGRDTPPASGRDFVAELEEKMKEIGVGRVASVMGRYYVMDRDKNWDRVERAYKVLVDGEGEKADSATGGIQASYDKEVNDEFVVPFNVEENGKPVALIRDGDSVIFYNFRPDRAREITRAFCDDEFTGFARKKRLDLVFVCFTDYDETIGNKLVAFRKEEITNTFGEFLAAHGKTQARIAETEKYAHVTFFFNGGIEEPNEGEDRILVPSPKEVPTYDLKPEMSAPQVCDKLVEAIKSGRYDVIIINFANPDMVGHTGVEAAAIKAIETVDACVGRTVDAIKETDGVLFICADHGNAEQLVDYETGEPWTAHTTNQVPFILVNADPAYKLREGGCLADIAPTLIELMGMEQPKEMTGKSLLVK is encoded by the coding sequence ATGAGCAAAAAACCAACTGTATTAATGATACTTGATGGTTATGGCCTGAACGGCAATTGTGAGCACAATGCGGTTTGTGAGGCAAAGACACCGGTTATGGATCAGTTGATGAGCCAGTGCCCTTATGTGAGAGGCAACGCCAGCGGCCTTGCCGTCGGTCTTCCCGACGGCCAGATGGGCAACTCTGAGGTAGGCCATCTGAATATGGGAGCCGGCCGTATCGTATATCAGGAACTTACAAGAATCACGAAATCTATCGAAGATGGTGATTTCTTCACCATTCCGGAATTTTTGAAGGCAGTGGAGAACTGCAAAAAAAATAATTCGGCTCTTCATCTGTTCGGACTTGTTTCCGACGGAGGCGTCCACAGCCACAATACCCATATTTACGGACTTCTTGAACTGGCAAAGAAAAACGGACTTGAGAAAGTATATGTACACTGCTTCCTGGACGGCCGTGACACACCGCCTGCATCGGGCAGGGATTTTGTTGCGGAGCTGGAAGAGAAGATGAAAGAGATTGGAGTCGGCCGCGTCGCTTCCGTAATGGGACGTTACTATGTAATGGACCGCGACAAAAACTGGGATCGTGTGGAGCGGGCATACAAGGTACTGGTGGACGGCGAGGGAGAGAAGGCGGACAGTGCGACCGGCGGCATCCAGGCATCCTATGATAAGGAAGTCAACGATGAGTTTGTGGTTCCCTTCAATGTAGAGGAGAACGGTAAACCGGTGGCCCTGATCCGGGATGGGGATTCCGTTATTTTCTATAACTTCCGTCCCGACCGCGCAAGGGAGATTACAAGAGCATTCTGTGATGATGAGTTCACCGGCTTTGCAAGAAAGAAACGTCTGGATCTGGTATTTGTATGCTTTACGGATTATGACGAGACAATCGGCAACAAACTGGTTGCTTTCAGAAAAGAGGAGATTACCAATACATTCGGCGAATTCCTGGCGGCACATGGAAAAACACAGGCGAGGATTGCCGAGACGGAGAAATACGCCCATGTGACATTCTTCTTTAATGGAGGAATCGAGGAGCCGAACGAGGGCGAGGACCGTATTCTGGTTCCGTCACCGAAAGAGGTTCCGACCTATGATCTGAAACCGGAGATGAGTGCACCGCAGGTATGCGATAAACTGGTGGAGGCAATTAAGTCCGGCAGATACGATGTGATCATCATCAACTTTGCAAACCCTGATATGGTAGGCCATACGGGAGTTGAAGCGGCCGCCATCAAGGCAATTGAGACGGTGGACGCCTGCGTGGGAAGAACCGTGGACGCCATCAAAGAGACAGACGGCGTGCTCTTCATCTGCGCCGACCACGGTAATGCAGAGCAGCTTGTGGACTATGAAACGGGCGAACCCTGGACCGCCCATACGACGAACCAGGTGCCTTTCATCCTTGTAAATGCAGATCCGGCTTACAAATTGAGGGAGGGCGGATGCCTGGCCGATATTGCTCCAACCTTAATAGAACTGATGGGAATGGAACAGCCGAAGGAAATGACTGGAAAATCACTGCTTGTGAAGTAG